In Peromyscus eremicus chromosome X, PerEre_H2_v1, whole genome shotgun sequence, the sequence aaattgagtcTTTGTGGATTTcgcatcatgcatcccaatcccattcACCTTCCCATCCCCTCACTTtggccctctgcccttgcaacttctccctcaaaacaaaatttaaaaataaaaccaaaggaaaaaaacaaacaaaaaaaaccaaacaaaacatcaacaacaaaacaaaacaaatcttggtgTGGAAGCTGTACtgtgacacagtgagttacaCAATGTACCATTtaatccatatatctttacttgtaagtgttcattgcaaggagtcattggtctggttcgaggctgCTGGCTTCtcctacactatcaatactgagccctcactgggactcccctggatatcctgttgttgtcctttGTCATGGAGATCATGCTgatttggatctgtaggtttttCCCCTTTACATGCTCtgacagttcatagatgaggtggatgttggggtggaccaactcatagccctggttctggacctgggTGGTTGCTGGGTTGGTCAGTCTGCCGGCTTTCCTCATCCTCACCACCCAGACAAGCTCTCCAGTactgccctggctagctcacccaatgtagCAGACAGCAAGGAGTAGGGttagttctcctgctctcatgatcTTGAGTCcagctcacccacactcacaccaccagggtcagctctactgttttgcccaggagAAGTGCAGGTCCTGCTCTCCCAattgctgcagctggtgaggggcaagaccagctcttccattctcatGCACCCGAGGTTGGCTTTCCTGCCTGCTGCAAGTGTTGAGGGGAGAGGGCATATTTCCTTCACCCTTGCCACCCCATGGCATACAAAGGAGGGCATCTTTTCCTCATCCATGCACTCCTTCTGTGCTAGCTCACCTGCATCCCTGACaacagctctattgtgctgctcgGGTAAGGTACAGggcctgtgttgtggaatattaattgaagatgtgttacatttgtttatgctgtggaacatttgtttaatgatgcaaagatgtgttacattcttttatgttgcatttatttaactctgtgaagctctgtgaCTTTGCCTGTCTTAagcacctgatgatctaataaagagctgaatggcccatagccaggcaagagaaaggataggtagggctggcaggcagagagaataaataggaggagaaatctaggaagagAAAGATCTAGGAGCCAAAGATGTAGGAGGATGcaaagggccagccacccagccacaaaatcacCTATAGAgtaggaagtaaagaaagatatacagaatagaaaaatgtaaaaggccagagacaaaagatagatagggtaatttaagaaaagctggctagaaataagccaagctaaggtcagcattcataagtaagaataagaccccatgtgattatttgggagctgggtggcgggcccccaaaagagcaagaaAGTAAGAGTAAAACACAACCAAACTACAGGCCTGTTCTCCAGAGTGCTACTGCTGGTGCTGGGCAGTGCCTGTTCTCCTACTGCCTTGGTCTCAGGGCTAGCTCACTCACCCACCAGGGGTGACAAggggtgagagaaggaggaggtcaTCTCTCTCTGGCCCACTCCACCACATGGCAGGTGAGGGGTGGTGCCTAATCTCCCTCCTGCATTCACATGGCCGGATCACTTGCACCCCCATCAAgggggtcagctctactgtgctgcctgggagggcccactctcctgagtgctgcagtctGTGAGGGGCAGGATCAGGTCTTCTACTCTTGTGATGCTGGGACCAGCTTTTCTCGCTTGCAGTAGGTAAGGTAGGGCTGGGGGCAAGGGACGAGGGGTGAGGGGAAAGGGGGCATCTCTTCCTTGCTCACGCTACCATGTGACAGACCatggggctagctctcccactctcacatcTTCAGGGCCGGCTCATCCCACCTCCATGAGCAgggacagctctactgtgctgcccaggcaaagtgcagggccctctcttctgagtgctgcagttggtgggagggagggccagttctccctaaagctgcagccagtgaggggcaggaccaactCTGTGCAGGCCTATCCACACTGCTTTCAGGGGTAACAGGAACCAGGGACATCATCACAGACTACAGCTGCAGCAGGGTCACAGACCAGACATGGCCTCTGGCAGTAGCCCAGGCCCCGATCAAACCCTAGcccttggtggcagcacaggctactcagatctgcatggcccCGACAGAGGCTCAACCCTTGGACACTAATATGGCCCTAAGTGTTGGCCCAGACCCCTGACATCTGAGTGGCCTTTAGTGGCAATATGGACCATGGATATCaatacagaccccagctgtggttGGACCAGACACGGTCCTTTGCAGCAGCTTAAGCCTGATGTCATATTGGCCCTAGTTGGCAATGCAGGTCCCTTTAATCAGCATAGACGCATTGGCAGCGTGGCCCTTGAACACCCACATGGCCTCAGGTGGGGTTTCTGATCTTGGGCATCTGCACAGCTtttgatggcaataggagcctTGGACATCAGTGCAAAATCTGGAAGTGGCAGAGTCACAGACCCAGACTTGGCCCCAGCCACAGCTTGGACCCATATGATGACTTGGCCCTGGGTGGTAGTTGCTTGTCATTCAGGTCTGTATAGGCCCAGCAGTGGCACAGCCCTTAGGCACTAAGAAGGCCACAGGTGGaggcccagaccctgggcatcagtgtggtctttggtggcaacatgggccatggacatcagcacagactcaggctgtggtaggaccacaggCACAGAGTAGGTTCTTGGTAACAGCCTGGGCCCGATGTCACCCTGACCCTAGTTGACATTGCAGATCACCAAGATCATCATCGTGGACCCCAAAAGCCAACATGTcaccaggtggcagcccagaccctaGGCATCAACCCagcctttgatggtaacaggagccatggccatcaacacagatcctggctgcagtagggccacctttttgtttttctttttgacactATTCAGTGTACAGCTGCCACATAGAGTCAGCATGAAGGACACAATAACGTAGTACActgggtattttgttttcttttttgatctTTTAAAGTCATGGTCAGTTTATCAGGAGTATAAAAGAGATTTTTAAGTGATTACTCTGTTTCTGAAATCATGAGAATTATACAGTTTGAAAAATGCACCTTAAGGAGTGTTAGTCAACTTCTGTTCTGGGGACAATGGATAATATACCTCCTGGACTGGGGGTAGGACACAAAAGAGACAGAAACTCCGCTGCAGACTGGATGGGATGGATTCTAGTGTTGTTTTTCTCTGGCAGAGTTCCCTGAGTGCTTCATACGGTGGGAGGGCAGTGGAGAGAATTGGAGCAGAAAGATAGACTTTTGCTACCTGCTTCCCAAGAAGTCTTTGAATATTCTCTTAGAAGGTTTCTGTCAGAGTCCAAGGTTAGAACCAGATTCCCAGGATGGGCAGAATTAGCTCTGTTTTTGGGAAAGACTGTTTCTTCCTAGGGACTTGTCCTCCCCTTCTTCAACATTTGTGGTCTGTCAAGTTAAGAGTGGGGGAACAGGTGATAGTGGGATGGAAAAGAATGAATGAGTCAGTGCAAACCTCCTATGGTACTTGGGAAACGCCGGCAGTATTCAGGGTATACTGATGCTGACTCAGTGGTGTCATTTTATGGAAAGAGACCTTGTCATTGGGTTTAAATGACAGTTCCTTGATAGTTTACACAGCCATCTTGCTAATTCTTGAAAACAAATGGAGCAAATGTACAGAGAAGCCAcatctttattgaaaatacaaaTGAGGGTATAAGAGAGTTAGTGTCAGCAAAAGCTTATGAACATCTGGCTCCTGAGCAAAGGTGGTTCTCTAGAATTCCTCCACAGTCTTCGGGGAAAGAAGCACCTCTGAGCATTTATAGCTTCTGATCTCTCCTGTATTGTTCTCGTCTCCCCTTAAACCAATTCtacaagccagaaaaaaaaaaatccgttcAGTAGAGCAATTACGATAATAATCAGAAAACACACCGTGTAACATTAGCTGCCCTCTATAATTTAGATTCTTTCACAGAAGAACCTGCTGTCTAGAATGTGGGAGGGCCTGGTATCCACCCCAGGACTGCAAAATAGTCCCCGGACTAATTATAAGGTTAGATGTCCTTATCTGTGTGGCTTCACCAGGTGCTTTAAAACAACAGAGGGACCAGGCATTTGCACTCTGCTTTCCCATTCCCATCAGTCTCTGTTTAACCAAGTTTCCATCAGCATTATCAGTGCTGGGTTCTGCCTGTCCACTATCCACACACCCAAATTGCCCTGTAAGGATAAATCTATCCTTAGTTTTCAGTATTTCAAATAATTaaggatcccagcactcaggaggcagaggtaggcggatctctgtgagttcccgcccagcctggtctacagagtgaactccataacaggcaccaaaactacacagagaaaccctgtctcaaaaaacaaaaaacaaaaaatacaatttaGGATCATGGAACTCTCTGATTCTTTTCAAATTAATTCAAATTAACTTATTtgaattaatttgaaaaattTATATTTCATAACTCTAGTGGGATGTCTCCACAGAGACATTCTATCTTAAGAATATTAGTGTTACAAGGAGTTACACACACATTTCTATATCAATATGTTATTAATACAATTATTAATTCATAGAATGTGTACATATCTTATATGTTAAAACACAAATATTCATAATTACCTACAGgatacatgtatgtgtgataCATATGTGTCtaaggagtgtgtttcttttggaAGTTATACTTCATCTTGAAATGAGCCATTTTAAGTGGGTTGGGTTTTGTTATTCCATTTTATACCCACAAAGAGCATAAAGCTTAAAAGTCATTTTAAGGGGGCTGTAGAGATCTCTAagagttaaaagcacttgctgctcctgtagaggacccaagtttggttcccatcacctatATAAGGTAGCTCATGACTACCTGTAATTCAAGCTCCAGGGgacttgacaccctcttctggcctctgagggtacctgaATTCATGTTGCATACAGACGCAGACATATCTATACACatgaattgtttaaaaaaaatcattaaaaaacgTGTCATTTTGAAACATaatgaggtaaaaaaaaatcacaacacaacAACTTTACCCACAGGATGAAAGTATCCAAGATAcgaagcaagttctagaacagctgtTTTGCCAAATTGTCTTCTCCTTACCTGAACTCTAGCTTCAGTCACACCTATCCATCTTGCCAGCTGTTTTCTGAGGGCAAAAACGGCAGAAGTTCAGTACTGGGCATCTTGGGTGAAATAAAGTATGGGAAAGATACtttatatgtgtttttaaatgtttgtccCATCCTTTACCTTCTGTGACACTCATCTTGAAGATTTTGAGGCTTAAAAAATTCTACTGGTAATTTTGTTTATTATCATCATCCATTAACAGACATAAAAACACACCACATCCCTAATAAGCAATTTGAAAAATACTAATATGGACAGCAAAAACCTCAAAAGAAATGCTCTGGACATCAGGAGactttctcaaataataaaacaaaagctacaaaacaaacataaagagGAAAAACCTGTGTGAGGCTTTTGTCAGGATTGAAGGGCAAGCTCAAATAAAAGAAGATGGATTAATGGGGAACATCTGAAGAGTTCTAATGTTTAATTAACTCATGAGGATGTCCAGCCTGCAGATCACCAGGGAAATGacatgttacatttatttgtttaatttctttagcATGTGTTAGTGCATGCATTCCATAGGTGTAGGGGTGTGCATACCTGTGCTATGGTGCACCTGTGCAGGTCAAAGGGCAACTGATGGgtggtggttctctccttccaccgaaAACGTCACCCTCTATTATTTTAACCGTTAAACCATTCACACTTCTTTTAACAGGACTTTACTCATATAGAAGACATTGCCCAAAGTTTTCCACTCTGATTCATTGAAATACTATATGAAAATACCTTCATTCccattgtcttagggttactactgctgtgatgaaaaaactatgaccaaaagcaaattggggaggaaggtgtttatttggcttacacttccagatcatcattggaggaagtcagcaTAGGAAGTCAaataggacaggaacctggagtcaggagctgatgcagaggccttggaggggagctgtttactggcttgctcctcatggctccttcagctgctttcttctagaacccagcaTGACCGACCAGCCTAGGGCTGGTACCATCCACAGTGGTCTGGGTCCTCTCATATCAATCAATAATTacgaaaataccctacaggcttgtctacagcctgatcttatggaggctccctcctctgatgactctagcctgtgtcatgttgacataaaactagccaggacacccATTTTTCATGACTCTCACCCTTACCCTAGCACACTAGCGCAGGATGTCTGGCGGCCTTGATTTTGGAAGTGGTTTTTATTTAGAAAGGGTAAGAGAGAGGCTGAGGAGATAGTTCAGAAGGTAAAGGTGATGGCcagcaagcctgatggcctgaggtTGATCCTGGGACTCacccagtggaaggagagaagcgacTAACTCAAGTTGTATTCTGTCCACTGCGTGTGTCAAGTGAAACCTACGCCAACAGAAACACGTTCCCACacccacaaacaaaacacaacaaaggaataaataatatGCAGTTTTGAAGGGGCGGCAGGAGGAGGACCAGGGAGAAAGCCAAAAGCCACCCCAGGAAACAGGGAGTAAAGGCCAGGCTATCTGCTCACCTCACGTCTGCACTGATGTAGTGACTATGCTGGAAAAACCGCTCCAGCTCCTGCAACTGCCACTGGCTGAACTTGTAGTGGAAGCAACGCTGGCGCACCAGCACCGACACTGGCTGCACACTTTCTGCAACCCGCGGGCCCTCTCCAACTGGCTTCTTTGGCTGCTTCTCATTCTCTTGGTCGCTGACGCTGGTGCCATGGTCCTTCTGGTTCAAATTATCTATGAGGCCTGCAGCATCAGCAGCCGAGGGACCTTCTCCACTTAAATCTCCGGCTCCTTCCCCTTCCGCTGCTGCGGCTTCCCGCCCAGGCTGGCCCTGTTCACTCGCTTCCTCATTTCTCCCCTCTCCAGCCGGCAAAAGCATCTGTGCCTTTGCATCTAGAAGTGGCGAAACAGAAGAAGATAAGAGTCAGAGCCCAGGGTGGTTTGACGGTGCCATGAAGTTGCGGCAAAGCCGGCAGTGCACAGCACCTTTCTAGTCGTCTCTGTGGGACACTCCTCTCCTCATGGACATCTCCAACCCACCATTCCCAACATGCACTGACCATTCAGTTTTTCTTCATCCTCATCGAGTCCCCCATGAAGCAGGTAGTTGGTCTTTCGGCGCTCCATGTCCTGAATGCTCACTTGCAGCTTGCCTCCGCGGATTCTGAGTTGGACCTCCTGGCGACTGCGAAAGCCCGGGCTTCGCAACcaggaagagttctctttttgcCCCGGGGGCCAGTAGTACAGGTTACTAACTATCCAATCAAGAGAATGTTATCCTGGCTCCCATTTGACCTCCTGCTGCTATGAAGTGCAAAACAGAGAAGTTAGGTGAGAGATGAGCAGGATGTGTTTGCAGGGAAGGCACTGTCCTTGGGATGCCCGCGAGACTCTCCAAGTTGCAGCTTTGCCTTGGTGAATTATCTTCCTAGGAAAGGTGTGATGGTCAATTGTGCCAACAGACTTATATTGAAGAAGAAAAACTCTGGAGGCTTTGGAGAAATGTTTTTAGACTATCACTTGgttacttgggggggggggtgctttttcatgattttaatcccagtactctggggacagaagaaatggatctgttccaggctagtctggttTTACACAGTGATTTCTAGGCCAGACAGAACCACAGCGAGACAATCCCTTCTCAAGGCCTAGTAGTTCACACTAGGCACCTATTACTTGACAGAGAACAGAAATAAAGATTATCCATGAGGTCTTTTCCTTTGGGTTTTCATAGAAAGTGAATTTAGAGTCTGTCTTATTTGCATGGTCTACCTTTACTGAAGCTTTACTGGTGTAGATTGGGGTTTAGTAGTACTGTTAAGCCTTGTTAGTGCTGTTAAGTACTGTTGAGCCTGTGAGAATTGTCACATCTGTGCTGAGGTTCCTCACCTTTCTCTTGAACACATACACTTCTAATGTCGTCTCTGAATGATCAAAGGGTCAAGACCAGGCCTTGATCTCCATCTAGGAACTGTCGGTCAAGCAGCCCCTTCACTGGCATGTGGTCAGACTGGTCCTAAGGCATACAAGTTTTCTCAACATGTCCTGGTCACTCTGAGACTAGAAAGGATCCCAAAGATCCAATATCCCTATCCCCAGGCAGTTCCTTTTCTAGCGTGCCTGAGGAGGAGTTCTCCCACTGAAAGACATACCTCAGAATCTGGAACTATCTCTAACTAAATTTCCATATGTTGTTTCCTGCCCTTTGCTCTTTGCTGTGTAGCCCGAAACTGCTGGCGTCAAGGAGCACAGACCCTGAGAAATTTTACTCTCTAGTTCTGGTCAAGATTGCAAAGACACTCACTTCTGAATTGGTGGTGTGGCTTATTGCatggagcccttgcctagcatgcataacaCTATTCATGACTACTCCTCAGCACAGTATAAAGGCAGCCCGGAGTCTGAGGTTTtaatgcctgtaatcttagcattcagaaggtagaggcagaaagagcagAACTTCATCTTCAGCTACAGTTTATTTGAACCTAGCTTGGGACACATGcacactgtctaaaaaaaaaaaatccatctcctCCCCCAAATTCCAATATCTCCATTTTCAAATGTGGTTCTGGGCAATGGGACTTGATTTAATTTTTGAATTCACTGATACATGCTCCTTGTCTTAACACGTGATCTTTCCTCAAAAATGTTCCTAGGATGTTTGAAAAGAGAAGTGCATTTTACTGCTTGTGGTTACAATATACATAGGAGTTATAGCTGGGtagactattgattgcttttctctcttggcagcttgcatTGCACCTTCTGAGACTAGGAAAGCCAGtcctgggtgggggaggggaggcttccaggtcagttccagctgtattattcctccaagtcctgtgtgtGAAGTGTGTCATGTCTCCAGCAATACGGACTAACTGTCAGTTCTGGGAGGCCACTAAAAGCAACAGCAGTAGCCAGATGATTCTCAGATCTTTTCACTCTCTCCAACTGCCCTCCCTGGCCAACAacttgaaatagggtttctcatgcctggtactgggggTTTTGTTATATAGTCTATGCCTCTTGGGGGGAGCACTGTCAGCCCGAGTGGGATAACTTAGCttagcgcgcacacacacacacacacacacacacacacacacacacacactctaagcgtatgtatgtgtgtttatacacataGACTTACATGTATTAagtgtaattttaggtaaataattcctttttttttttcagacatcaTTAGTGttgttttactctctctctctctttattgaCCTTCCTCCCAACTCCCATTTCCCTCTTCAAATCATTTGGGTAGCGCTGTTCTCTTCTCTAGTGCTACCCCCTCTCcatggtccctttttactttGCTGCTTTCTGGTTATGTACGAACATCTGAAGGTTTGGAACTATGATTCTCACATGAGGGAGACCATGctacgtttgtctttctgggtctgggttatctcactctatataattttctagtttcatccactgcagatttcataattttattttttctttacggCTGAGTACTATGGTAtagtgtgtatgtaccacatttccacAATCCATTCATCacttgaaggacatctaggttgttcccattTCCAAGTTATTATGAATAGGGTAACAGTTATCACGGCTGAACACATTTCTGTGGAATAGGATGTTTTGGACATGTGCCAAGGAGTAGCTGGGTCATCTGGTGGATTTCGTTTTACCTTTTGGAGACTTCTCCAAACTGATTTTCAGAGTGGCCACATCTACAGTGAGCAAACCTTCCCCTTTTCCCTAGAGTTACCAGTCTTTGTTGTCGCTTCGTTTCTGGAGTTCAGCCATTCTGATGGGGCAAGatgaatctcaaagtagttttcattgGTATTTTTGtaattgctaaggatgttgaacactttttgaggttttctttaatcagtttttatttcttcttctgagaactcCCTGTCTAGAtccatagcccattttttttttttaaatagggtcatttgttttcttgaatttAGCGGTTTTATTAGTTTGTTGAGTGCTTTGTACATTATGGCTAGTAATTGTTCTTCAGATATACTGCTGGCAAAGATTCTCATTCACTTTAAGGGCTTCCAATGCAATCCA encodes:
- the LOC131899887 gene encoding homeobox protein Rhox5-like, with translation MERRKTNYLLHGGLDEDEEKLNDAKAQMLLPAGEGRNEEASEQGQPGREAAAAEGEGAGDLSGEGPSAADAAGLIDNLNQKDHGTSVSDQENEKQPKKPVGEGPRVAESVQPVSVLVRQRCFHYKFSQWQLQELERFFQHSHYISADVRKQLARWIGVTEARVQNWFKGRREQYRRDQKL